TTAAAATTCTTTATAATATGCTTTAGAGGATACGAAACTTATAAAATTCCTTTTCTCTACGCTTAGCGACGAGTATTCGAGGAGCTTTAGCGGAGGCTGTCACGCCGTAACGTAAGGTTCGCGCATATTTATCAAACAGGTACATATAAAGGCAGAAGCGCATCTTTGTCCGAACTTGTTACCGACGAAAACTGTCAAATATCCGATATTCAGCCCGAGAATATTCTGGTGCAGCAGCTTGCTGACGGCCGATTGTATCCTAAACTAATGGATTACAAACGACTTGGAGCTAAAACCTATCCTACGCAATTCTGGCTGCATTGGAGTTCAAATCTTCTGGCAAAAAAATTAGAACGAAAATTTCAGCGTCTAAGAGACAATTTTTCCTAAATATAATCTTTATACTTGTGATAAATAAAGGTCCCTATGATACCCAGGATATAAAACAAAATCAAGATCATGGAGAGCAAAATGTTCGCAATATTCAGGCCCTGATAGTTTATATGGATCAGGTTCGATAAAATAAAATACATCAATAGAATAAAGGCGCAAAGACGGCTCTTTTTTTGTAATCCGGCCAGGAATATTATTGAGACAAAAATGTCCATAATATAAAGTTTGGGCAGCATAGATTCCTGATTTTCAAAAAAATTATAAATAATATATGCTACTACTCCCAGATTATAAAAAACTCCGGCCAAAAAAGAGTATTTTATCCACTTTACAGCCAGTTCCACATGATGTTTGAATGTTTCACGAATATTATTAATTTCTTTAATAAGTATTGATTTTGGAATACTCTTTTCAGGCGACTCTTCGATGAAAGCCAGGAGTTGTTTAAGATTAAATTCAGCCATGAACATAATCATAACATTTATCGCAGGTGAAATAAACAACAAAAAACCCGCATTTAAGCGGGTTTTTGATAGCTGCAATTAATTACAGATTAAACTAAACTTTAAAAAAATTCACCTGTTTCTGCAACTGATCAACCTTATTCAGGAGTGCGTCAGCTGCTGTCGCGATTTCGGTACTTACAGCAGTCATATGCTCGGAAGTAGCGGTTACTTCTTCTGCCACAGACAGATTGTTTGTGGAAACCTCAGCCACTGACTTGATTGTCTCATAAATTTCTTCAGAACTGTTTTTAATAATTCTGGAGTCTTTTTTATTGGTTTCCATAAAGGTGTGAATTTTCCTGGTAGTTTCGGATACTTCCACTGTGCTGGCATTAACTTCCTGTGTTGAAGCGGAAATATTTTGTATCTGATCCGTACTCTTGGTAACCGCGTCATTTATCTGCTCTAATGCTTCCTTGGCATTATTGGACATGGCTACAACTTTTTCTACTTCATCCGTACCATGCTGCATCGAACTGACGGTTTTGTTGGTATTTTCCTGAATTGCTTTAACCAAAACAGAAATTTCCTTGGTTGCGTCTATGGACCTTTCAGCAAGTTTTCTTACTTCGTCAGCAACAACCGCGAAGCCTTTGCCGTGTTCCCCTGCCCTGGCTGCTTCTATGGCCGCATTAAGGGCAAGCAAATTGGTTTGGTCCGCTATTTCATCTATAACAGTGATTATCTTGTCAATTTTTGCCGATTGCTCACCCAGATTACTAATATCCCCGGCAATCTCCTTAACGGTTTTATAAACAGAATCAATCGATTTTAAAACATTTTCTACAGTGCCTCGGCCAGTTTCCGATGTTTCCACCATTTGCGCAGAAGAACTGTTCAGGATAGATGCTTCTTTAGCGATATTCTCTATAGCATTTGTTATTTCATCCATCAGAGTTACGCTATTTTTAATTGCTTCCGAGTTATTCTGGACTGATGACTCGTTGGCGTTGACCTTTTCGCGCATTTCACTTAGAAGGTCATTAACCTGGTTTATTTTTTCGTTCTGCTGGGAAGCTCCAAAGGATACATTGGAAATAGCGTCAGCGACTTCAGTAAGAGACTGATTGGTTTGATTCGCATTTATAGCTACTTTCCCTGCGCTTTCTTTAACTTCAACAGTAAAATTTATAATCCCGGCTATCATTTCGCGTAATTTATCCAGTATCTTATTAGTGATACAAGCCAGTTGATTGAGTTCGGTGCCGGCCATGACTTTATAAACCTGACACTCCGCGCAATCTTTAAATTTCCCATTTAGAATCGCCGGGCATAAAATAACATTGCCAAATTTTGGAGCAT
The genomic region above belongs to Candidatus Margulisiibacteriota bacterium and contains:
- a CDS encoding methyl-accepting chemotaxis protein, producing the protein MDKFFQKLNIKQKFTYPTMALFLVITLIVYITLNSYLGVIMSKKLGQHADAIINQLYDQINTAAKANLRTASAFAEIPGLADIYAISDPGEGRIKLREAFTPIHDRIAQNLGTKQIKVHFTRKPATSFLRTWTQSGDKDEGGDDLSKTRKTVVKIEGSRQSVTGLEIGKAGISIRGIVPIISNGEYLGSVEENTELINIIEPMFKDSDVKFGLFGLDQFMNILDATKVKMVTKPELNGYKLVQFTDENLLNLVNLAKLDKGQAQRFSYKVRNYYITLFPLNNFDGSVMAVGAVALDMKKDFIYQKVKQMEKVLIVIILLSIVALYIFLSVINKLMTKEIEKFNDVMSRANTGDLKARIEVPQVNCWDIRNCNKPDCPEYHDDKHICFYNVGSYAPKFGNVILCPAILNGKFKDCAECQVYKVMAGTELNQLACITNKILDKLREMIAGIINFTVEVKESAGKVAINANQTNQSLTEVADAISNVSFGASQQNEKINQVNDLLSEMREKVNANESSVQNNSEAIKNSVTLMDEITNAIENIAKEASILNSSSAQMVETSETGRGTVENVLKSIDSVYKTVKEIAGDISNLGEQSAKIDKIITVIDEIADQTNLLALNAAIEAARAGEHGKGFAVVADEVRKLAERSIDATKEISVLVKAIQENTNKTVSSMQHGTDEVEKVVAMSNNAKEALEQINDAVTKSTDQIQNISASTQEVNASTVEVSETTRKIHTFMETNKKDSRIIKNSSEEIYETIKSVAEVSTNNLSVAEEVTATSEHMTAVSTEIATAADALLNKVDQLQKQVNFFKV
- a CDS encoding YrbL family protein, coding for MSELVTDENCQISDIQPENILVQQLADGRLYPKLMDYKRLGAKTYPTQFWLHWSSNLLAKKLERKFQRLRDNFS